Proteins encoded together in one Chelonoidis abingdonii isolate Lonesome George chromosome 1, CheloAbing_2.0, whole genome shotgun sequence window:
- the CHADL gene encoding chondroadherin-like protein, protein MWGSLGLLLVSALFPVRRVAAERCPRICICDNIKHHVTCLNKNLTEVPITIPQVTQKLDLRGNNIKVIPGGAFLPIPYLTHLNLQRCNVESIEEGAFRGLGRLIYLNLASNNIAFIYQESLDGLSSLQQLILEKNRIEEIKPGAFSQLGFLNFLNLGENFLVYLPDMVFQGLQLIKWLRLSHNALHVIATEAFAGLPTLRRLSLDHNELQSLPTEALSRLSGTTRLDLGHNPVTYIGEEAIEMASLKQLFLDNMSLQDVSHKAFVKSPLLHTVDLHNNQLQVLQPLTEAAHLKKINLTGNPVVCTCYMRPFKEWTEKARVQADVPCAGPGAFRGEQLESLRSIDMKCGGPAPDEKRLPSPATREPEGDAKTKCPKVCACSPDFQHSNCENRGLQKIPKGFPGNTQLLDLHQNEFHSIPKGSFPGLKKLVSLHLQSCKIAELQPGAFQGLKKLIYLYLSNNNIAAIDAAVFGGAPQLSYLYLDHNGFTRMPTATFSLLPNLFSLHLQHNSISQLSDNDLAGAGQLRWVYLSGNRITRVSPRALSPAKMLEKLHLDENLLQEVPTGSLRGLPVLSELKLSKNPIKSIADGAFLPVARSLLHLYLDNMGLEQLSSRAFAGLGPRMKSLYLDNNNMYNVPDLRSFTGLEVINLRDIPFHCDCQLLPLRKWIDKLNLRVGATCGSPAEVHGQKVKLSAVFKSCPGWGIEKGRRAHPDKVKAKTKAERSPSKEKRSGKAQARGTKKSKA, encoded by the exons ATGTGGGGTTCCCTGGGCCTCCTCCTGGTGTCAGCTCTCTTCCCCGTCAGGAGAGTGGCGGCTGAGCGCTGCCCACGGATCTGCATCTGCGATAATATAAAGCACCACGTCACGTGTCTGAACAAGAACCTCACGGAGGTGCCCATCACCATCCCACAG GTCACCCAAAAATTGGATCTCCGGGGCAACAACATAAAAGTCATCCCTGGAGGAGCTTTCCTTCCTATCCCATACCTCACCCACTTAAACCTGCAGCGATGCAACGTGGAAAGTATTGAGGAAGGGGCTTTCAGGGGACTAGGACGACTGATCTACCTCAACCTGGCTTCCAACAATATAGCCTTCATCTACCAGGAGTCCCTGGATGGGCTGTCTTCTCTTCAGCAGCTCATCCTGGAGAAGAACCGCATAGAAGAGATAAAGCCAGGGGCTTTCAGCCAACTGGGCTTCCTCAACTTCCTCAACCTTGGCGAGAACTTCCTGGTCTACCTGCCCGATATGGTCTTCCAGGGTCTGCAGCTGATCAAGTGGCTCCGCCTGTCCCATAATGCACTTCATGTCATAGCCACAGAGGCCTTTGCTGGGTTGCCGACCCTGAGGAGATTGAGCCTGGACCACAATGAACTGCAGTCCCTGCCCACAGAGGCCCTGTCAAGGCTGTCGGGTACCACACGGCTGGACCTGGGACACAACCCTGTCACCTACATCGGCGAGGAGGCCATTGAGATGGCTTCACTGAAGCAGCTGTTCTTGGACAACATGTCCCTGCAGGATGTCTCACACAAAGCCTTTGTGAAGAGTCCCCTGCTGCACACAGTCGACCTCCACAACAACCAGCTGCAGGTGCTGCAGCCACTGACAGAAGCTGCTCACCTGAAGAAAATCAACTTAACAGGGAACCCCGTGGTTTGCACATGCTACATGCGGCCCTTCAAGGAGTGGACGGAGAAAGCGAGGGTCCAGGCCGATGTGCCATGTGCAGGCCCTGGCGCCTTCAGAGGTGAGCAGCTGGAATCGCTGAGGTCCATTGATATGAAGTGTGGGGGCCCTGCCCCGGATGAGAAgcggctccccagcccagccaccagggagccagagggagatgctaAGACGAAGTGTCCAAAAGTCTGTGCCTGCTCTCCTGATTTCCAGCACAGCAACTGCGAGAACAGAGGCCTCCAGAAGATCCCCAAGGGGTTCCCAGGCAACACCCAGCTGCTGGACCTGCACCAGAACGAGTTCCACTCCATACCCAAGGGATCCTTCCCCGGCTTGAAGAAGCTGGTCTCGCTCcatctgcagagctgcaagaTCGCGGAGCTACAGCCGGGGGCCTTCCAGGGCTTAAAGAAGCTCATCTACCTCTACCTGTCTAACAACAACATTGCTGCCATAGATGCTGCTGTCTTTGGTGGGGCCCCCCAGCTCAGTTACCTGTACCTGGACCACAATGGGTTCACTCGGATGCCCACGGCGACCTTCAGCCTCCTGCCCAACCTCTTCTCCCTGCACTTGCAGCATAACTCCATCAGCCAGCTGTCAGACAATgacctggctggggcagggcagctacGCTGGGTCTACCTAAGCGGGAACCGTATCACTCGTGTGTctcccagggccctgagccccgccaAGATGCTAGAGAAGCTGCACCTGGATGAGAACCTATTGCAGGAAGTGCCCACCGGGTCCCTCAGGGGTTTGCCTGTCCTTAGTGAGCTGAAGCTGTCCAAGAATCCTATCAAGTCTATTGCGGATGGAGCCTTCCTCCCTGTAGCCAGATCTCTGCTACACCTATATCTGGATAATATGGGGCTAGAAcag CTTTCCTCACGGGCCTTTGCTGGTCTGGGTCCCAGGATGAAGAGTCTGTACCTGGACAACAACAACATGTATAACGTGCCTGATTTGCGCAGCTTCACAGGGCTGGAGGTCATCAACCTGAGAGACATCCCCTTCCACTGTGACTGCCAGCTCCTCCCACTGCGCAA ATGGATTGACAAACTGAACCTGCGCGTGGGAGCCACCTGTGGGTCTCCAGCAGAAGTCCACGGGCAGAAGGTGAAGCTTTCTGCTGTCTTCAAAAGCTGCCCAGGCTGGGGTATAGAGAAAGGCAGAAGGGCCCATCCAGACAAAGTCAAGGCCAAAACCAAAGCAGAAAGAAGCCCCAGCAAGGAAAAGAGGTCAGGAAAAGCACAAGCCAGAGGCACCAAGAAGAGCAAAGCATAA